The following proteins come from a genomic window of Streptomyces sp. NBC_00539:
- a CDS encoding ATP-binding protein: protein MSGYRAARHAPSRLAAIGPGRQLRPQLVRAAVLPTLAAGLSGAAAVIFTLQLGGGAGTRDPRLWPALTGCGLLVVGALAAALLGGRRAAKAVRERCEALRRSSLRGRQELRAAADRLERGEAPPRPVPGGPGGIPPGTDPAGVDEFWLLAQELRGAREQAHQVLVRLAGQAAAPSDSDRKVEVFVNLARRLQSLVHREISLLDDLEDTVEDPDLLKELFHVDHLATRIRRHAENLAVLGGAASRRQWTRPIDLSEVLRSSVAEVEQYTRVKVVPPAGGTVRGHAVADVVHLLAELIENATVFSAPDTDVVVRAERVTAGIAVEVEDRGLGMPAEEQHRMNALLGDPDQVNVRHLLADGRIGLFVVSALARRHGVAVELKSNIYGGVRAVLVLPHELLGAQAPGAADAQGGSTATSWGTGVGAAVPVLEPVRVPPAPHRAEPAAAAPSVPTWAEPEPVPVRVEPVPWPRTEPLAEPVAGPAPYAVSDGGRGPGFEAGPGLDAGPALDAGPALDAGPALDAGPGAGAGAACHAGPGAAAGGLVPAAVTVPAARRDPDRPTLPRRRAQEHLVPELREAPAPRRAPEAEPPVHDPGLMAAFRRGFDRAGSEPPA from the coding sequence ATGTCCGGATACCGCGCCGCCCGCCACGCTCCGTCGAGACTCGCCGCCATTGGCCCCGGCCGGCAGTTACGCCCCCAGCTGGTCCGGGCCGCCGTCCTGCCCACGCTCGCCGCCGGGCTCAGCGGCGCCGCCGCCGTGATCTTCACCCTGCAGCTCGGTGGCGGTGCGGGCACCCGCGACCCCCGGCTGTGGCCGGCACTCACCGGCTGCGGGCTGCTCGTCGTCGGTGCGCTCGCCGCAGCCCTGCTCGGGGGCCGGCGCGCGGCGAAGGCCGTACGCGAACGGTGCGAGGCGCTGCGCCGCTCCAGCCTCCGCGGCCGCCAGGAACTGCGGGCGGCCGCAGACCGGCTGGAGCGGGGCGAGGCCCCGCCCCGTCCGGTGCCCGGCGGTCCGGGCGGGATCCCGCCGGGCACCGACCCCGCGGGCGTGGACGAGTTCTGGCTGCTCGCGCAGGAGCTGCGCGGCGCCCGTGAGCAGGCGCACCAAGTCCTCGTACGGCTGGCCGGACAGGCCGCCGCCCCGTCCGACAGCGACCGCAAGGTCGAGGTCTTCGTCAACCTGGCGCGCCGGCTCCAGTCCCTCGTGCACCGCGAGATCTCCCTGCTGGACGACCTCGAAGACACGGTCGAGGACCCGGACCTGCTCAAAGAGCTCTTCCACGTCGACCACTTGGCCACCCGGATCCGGCGCCACGCCGAGAACCTCGCCGTGCTCGGCGGCGCCGCCTCCCGACGGCAGTGGACCCGGCCCATCGACCTGAGCGAGGTGCTGCGGTCCTCCGTAGCGGAGGTCGAGCAGTACACCCGGGTCAAGGTGGTGCCCCCGGCGGGCGGCACCGTGCGCGGACACGCCGTCGCCGACGTCGTCCACCTGCTGGCCGAGCTCATCGAGAACGCCACCGTCTTCTCCGCCCCCGACACCGACGTGGTGGTGCGCGCCGAACGCGTCACCGCAGGGATCGCGGTCGAGGTGGAGGACCGGGGGCTGGGCATGCCGGCCGAGGAGCAGCACCGGATGAACGCCCTGCTGGGCGACCCCGATCAGGTCAACGTGCGGCACCTGCTGGCGGACGGCCGGATCGGCCTGTTCGTGGTGTCGGCGCTCGCGCGCAGGCACGGGGTCGCCGTCGAGCTCAAGTCCAACATCTACGGCGGGGTGCGTGCCGTGCTCGTACTGCCGCACGAGCTGCTGGGCGCGCAGGCGCCGGGCGCCGCCGACGCGCAGGGCGGTTCGACGGCCACGTCGTGGGGGACCGGGGTGGGGGCGGCGGTGCCTGTGCTGGAGCCGGTACGCGTGCCGCCCGCGCCGCACCGGGCCGAACCGGCGGCCGCGGCCCCGTCGGTGCCGACGTGGGCGGAGCCGGAGCCGGTGCCGGTGCGGGTGGAGCCGGTGCCGTGGCCGCGTACGGAGCCGCTCGCGGAGCCGGTGGCCGGGCCGGCCCCGTACGCCGTGTCCGACGGGGGGCGCGGGCCAGGTTTCGAAGCCGGCCCGGGCTTGGATGCGGGCCCCGCCTTGGATGCGGGCCCCGCCTTGGATGCCGGCCCCGCCTTGGACGCGGGCCCCGGCGCCGGAGCGGGGGCCGCATGCCACGCGGGCCCCGGCGCCGCCGCCGGAGGCCTGGTGCCCGCGGCAGTCACCGTGCCCGCCGCGCGGAGGGATCCCGACCGGCCGACGCTGCCCCGGCGCCGCGCCCAGGAGCACCTCGTGCCCGAGTTGCGCGAGGCCCCCGCCCCGCGCCGGGCCCCGGAAGCCGAGCCGCCCGTACACGATCCCGGCCTGATGGCGGCCTTCCGGCGCGGCTTCGACAGGGCCGGGTCGGAGCCCCCGGCATGA
- a CDS encoding MBL fold metallo-hydrolase — MSDSRPLRPRLRALRPEAFGADPSGARLERILRSPNFADGVFQNPVGARTRPSGSMAEFAKIYFHKEQRLRRSPGAPVPVYPTTLAELAKPPASRLRLTWMGHSSVLAEIDGRRVLFDPVWGERCSPFPFAGPKRLHPVPVPLASLGEVDVVVISHDHYDHLDLPTIKALAGTDTVFAVPLGVGAHLERWGVPAERLRELDWNESTKVAGLSLTATPARHFCGRGLRNQQFTLWASWVVQGDAHRIYHSGDTGYFPGFQEIGAAHGPFDATMIQIGAYSEYWPDIHMTPEEGMRAHLDLQGGTPHGTMLPIHWGTFNLAPHPWDEPGEGTFAAAEAAGAAIALPVPGQPFEPGAADAPAEPWWRPFVANAAPVTAPAARPAAARSKPALPHEEPESVGS; from the coding sequence TTGTCCGACTCCCGTCCCCTGCGTCCCCGGCTGCGCGCCCTGCGGCCCGAAGCCTTCGGCGCGGACCCGTCCGGTGCCCGGCTGGAGCGGATCCTGCGCTCGCCGAACTTCGCCGATGGAGTCTTCCAGAACCCGGTGGGGGCCCGGACCAGGCCTTCCGGTTCCATGGCGGAGTTCGCCAAGATCTACTTCCACAAGGAGCAGCGCCTGCGGCGCAGCCCGGGTGCACCCGTCCCGGTGTACCCGACGACCCTGGCCGAGCTCGCCAAGCCGCCGGCGAGCAGACTGCGGCTGACCTGGATGGGGCACTCCAGCGTCCTCGCCGAGATCGACGGCCGCCGCGTGCTGTTCGACCCGGTCTGGGGCGAGCGGTGTTCCCCCTTCCCCTTCGCCGGGCCCAAGCGGCTGCACCCGGTGCCGGTACCGCTGGCCTCGCTCGGGGAGGTCGACGTCGTGGTGATCTCGCACGACCACTACGACCACCTCGACCTCCCGACGATCAAGGCGCTCGCCGGTACGGACACGGTCTTCGCCGTCCCGCTCGGCGTCGGCGCCCACTTGGAGCGCTGGGGCGTCCCCGCGGAACGGCTGCGCGAGCTGGACTGGAACGAGAGCACCAAGGTCGCCGGGCTCTCCCTCACCGCCACCCCCGCCCGGCACTTCTGCGGACGCGGCCTGCGCAACCAGCAGTTCACCCTGTGGGCGTCCTGGGTCGTCCAGGGCGACGCGCACCGGATCTACCACAGCGGTGACACGGGCTACTTCCCCGGCTTCCAGGAGATCGGCGCCGCGCACGGGCCGTTCGACGCCACCATGATCCAGATCGGGGCGTACTCCGAGTACTGGCCCGACATCCACATGACCCCCGAGGAGGGCATGCGCGCCCACCTCGACCTCCAGGGCGGCACCCCGCACGGCACGATGCTGCCGATCCACTGGGGCACCTTCAACCTGGCCCCGCACCCGTGGGACGAGCCCGGCGAGGGCACCTTCGCCGCGGCGGAGGCGGCCGGTGCGGCGATCGCCCTGCCGGTACCCGGCCAGCCCTTCGAGCCGGGAGCCGCCGACGCGCCTGCCGAGCCGTGGTGGCGCCCCTTCGTCGCGAACGCCGCCCCGGTGACGGCACCCGCCGCCCGTCCGGCCGCCGCCAGGTCGAAGCCCGCGCTGCCGCACGAGGAGCCGGAGTCGGTGGGCTCGTAA
- a CDS encoding SGNH/GDSL hydrolase family protein — translation MAATKTTLKTIGSYAAIGDSFTEGVGDPGPGDSYLGWADRLAVLLADQREEHDFRYANLAVRGKVLDQIVADQVPRAKALAPDLVTFCAGGNDIIRPGTDPDDVAERFEAAVADLTGSVGQVMITTGFDTRGVPVLKHLRGKVATYSAHVRAIADRYDCPVLDLWSLKSVQDRRAWDTDRLHLSPEGHTRVALRAAQVLGLDVPADPDQPWPPERPRGSVDVTRDNIQWAREHLVPWIGRRLRGESSGDHVAAKRPDLLPL, via the coding sequence GTGGCAGCGACGAAGACGACACTCAAGACCATCGGTTCGTACGCGGCGATCGGGGACAGCTTCACCGAGGGAGTAGGGGACCCGGGACCCGGGGATTCGTATCTCGGCTGGGCGGACCGGCTCGCCGTGCTCCTGGCCGATCAGCGGGAAGAACACGATTTCCGGTACGCGAACCTGGCCGTCCGGGGGAAGGTGCTCGACCAGATCGTGGCCGACCAGGTGCCGAGGGCCAAGGCCCTCGCGCCCGACCTGGTCACCTTCTGCGCGGGGGGCAACGACATCATCCGTCCGGGGACCGACCCGGACGACGTGGCCGAGCGCTTCGAGGCGGCCGTGGCCGACCTCACCGGCTCCGTCGGCCAGGTCATGATCACGACCGGGTTCGACACCCGGGGGGTGCCGGTCCTCAAGCACCTGCGCGGCAAGGTGGCGACGTACAGCGCACATGTGCGCGCCATCGCCGACCGGTACGACTGCCCGGTACTCGACCTCTGGTCGCTCAAGTCCGTACAGGACCGGCGGGCCTGGGACACCGACCGGCTGCACCTGTCACCCGAAGGACACACCCGGGTCGCGCTGCGCGCCGCCCAGGTGCTCGGCCTCGACGTACCCGCCGACCCCGACCAGCCGTGGCCGCCGGAGCGGCCGCGCGGTTCGGTGGACGTGACGCGGGACAACATCCAGTGGGCGCGCGAGCACCTGGTTCCCTGGATCGGGCGGCGGCTGCGCGGCGAGTCCTCCGGGGACCACGTCGCGGCGAAGCGGCCGGACCTGCTGCCGTTGTAG
- a CDS encoding LysM peptidoglycan-binding domain-containing M23 family metallopeptidase, with product MPAKGKHRRPKSRAIPRGLAAAGTGGAALALPLMGAAGAHAVPAAAHTALPVQAPQLPVSVQAAPAAAPAAAPGVYTVVPGDYLSKIAAERHVSGGWQRLYADNREAVGADPSLIHPGLRLTLGGHGDRTPAKPASRVAGTAPAPDTSERSSAGAHASSEAGSGSGSAAEQPDAPSTQDSGSSTGAVTASGFVAPVSGGTSTPYKQAGSMWSSGYHTGVDFIASTGTSVKAVGAGTVVTAGWGGAYGNEVVIRHADGKYSQYGHLSQLSVSVGQSVTAGQQIGLSGATGNVTGPHLHFEIRTGPSYGSDIDPLAYLRSKGVSI from the coding sequence ATGCCCGCAAAAGGCAAGCACCGCCGACCGAAGTCCCGTGCCATCCCCCGCGGACTGGCCGCAGCCGGTACCGGCGGCGCAGCGCTCGCGCTGCCGCTGATGGGTGCCGCCGGCGCCCACGCCGTCCCCGCAGCCGCCCACACCGCGCTGCCCGTCCAGGCCCCGCAGCTCCCGGTGTCCGTGCAGGCCGCGCCCGCCGCCGCTCCGGCCGCCGCCCCCGGCGTCTACACCGTCGTCCCCGGCGACTACCTGTCGAAGATCGCCGCCGAGCGCCACGTGTCCGGCGGCTGGCAGCGGCTGTACGCCGACAACCGCGAGGCCGTCGGCGCGGATCCCTCCCTCATCCACCCGGGGCTGCGGCTGACGCTCGGCGGGCACGGTGACCGCACCCCCGCCAAGCCGGCTTCCCGTGTCGCGGGCACTGCCCCGGCTCCGGACACCTCCGAGCGGTCCTCCGCCGGGGCCCATGCGTCCTCCGAGGCCGGCTCCGGCAGCGGTTCCGCGGCCGAGCAGCCCGACGCCCCGTCCACGCAGGACTCCGGCTCCTCCACCGGCGCCGTGACGGCGTCCGGATTCGTCGCCCCGGTCAGCGGCGGGACCTCCACCCCGTACAAGCAGGCGGGCAGCATGTGGTCCTCCGGTTACCACACCGGTGTCGACTTCATCGCGAGCACCGGCACCAGCGTCAAGGCGGTCGGCGCCGGCACCGTGGTCACGGCTGGCTGGGGCGGTGCGTACGGGAACGAGGTCGTGATCCGGCACGCCGACGGCAAGTACTCCCAGTACGGCCACCTCTCCCAGCTGTCCGTCTCGGTCGGCCAGAGCGTCACCGCCGGACAGCAGATCGGGCTCTCCGGCGCCACCGGCAACGTGACCGGCCCGCACCTCCACTTCGAGATCCGCACCGGTCCGTCCTACGGCTCGGACATCGACCCGCTCGCCTACCTGCGCTCGAAGGGCGTCAGCATCTGA
- a CDS encoding tyrosine-protein phosphatase — MTQQIAANPPTGPELSGVRNFRDVGGLPTTDGRRVRSGLLFRSGHLAHATENDVEFLTSLGLHTVFDFRNGADHALEGPDVDLPGVRNVNIPLTDPADGREFWKMVRDGDLGQLRGLLGEGRAAARMQNSYRTIIRDRTAEHSRVVHALAEDSVPALMHCAAGKDRAGLSIAVTLLALGVEREAIVADYLESNAPHNRYRVRRTDDSPDARSPEVMELLAPLFDARAEFLTTAFETIDATWGGVGPYLAEGLGLTPATLGRLRDRLLD; from the coding sequence GTGACCCAGCAGATAGCCGCCAACCCGCCCACGGGGCCCGAACTGTCCGGAGTGCGCAATTTCCGCGATGTGGGTGGCCTGCCGACCACCGACGGACGGAGGGTCAGGTCGGGACTTCTCTTCCGAAGCGGACATCTGGCACATGCCACCGAAAACGATGTGGAATTCCTGACCTCACTCGGTCTGCACACCGTTTTCGACTTCCGCAACGGTGCCGATCACGCGCTGGAAGGGCCGGACGTCGATCTGCCCGGCGTGCGGAACGTGAACATTCCCCTGACGGACCCGGCGGACGGCCGGGAGTTCTGGAAAATGGTCCGCGACGGCGATCTGGGGCAGCTCCGGGGTCTCCTGGGCGAGGGAAGGGCCGCCGCACGGATGCAGAACTCGTACCGGACGATCATCAGGGACCGGACGGCCGAGCACAGCCGGGTCGTCCACGCGCTCGCCGAGGACAGCGTCCCGGCCCTGATGCACTGCGCGGCCGGCAAGGACCGGGCCGGTCTGTCGATAGCCGTCACCCTGCTCGCCCTCGGGGTCGAGCGCGAGGCGATCGTGGCGGACTACCTGGAGTCGAACGCCCCGCACAACCGCTATCGGGTGCGCCGCACCGACGACTCCCCCGACGCCCGCTCCCCCGAGGTGATGGAGCTGCTGGCCCCGCTCTTCGACGCCCGCGCCGAGTTCCTGACCACGGCGTTCGAGACGATCGACGCGACGTGGGGCGGGGTGGGGCCCTACCTGGCCGAGGGGCTCGGGCTCACGCCCGCGACCCTCGGCCGGCTGAGGGACCGGCTCCTCGACTGA
- a CDS encoding aspartate aminotransferase family protein, with protein MTPATGGGKGFDLGALLAERGAERYELHARHLNHQLPRMLHTIGFDKVYVRAEGAHFWDAEGNDYLDMLAGFGVMGLGRHHPVVRRALHDVLDAQLADLTRFDCQPLPGLLAEKLLSYSPHLDRVFFGNSGTEAVETALKFARYATGRPRVLYCDHAFHGLTAGSLSVNGEGGFRDGFAPLLPDTRIPLGDLAALERELKAGDVAAFVVEPIQGKGVLAPPPGFLLAAQDLLRRHKALLIADEVQTGLGRTGEFYAYQHEPGLEPDLVCVAKALSGGYVPVGATLGRDWIFKKVYSSMDRVLVHSASFGSNAQAMAAGLAVLTAMEDEGIVAHARATGDLLRGRLAALVDEYELLHEVRGRGLMIGIEFGRPSSLGLRSRWTMLQAARKGLFAQMVVVPLLQKHRILTQVSGDHLEVIKLIPPLIVDEADVDRFVTAFREVMDEAHGGGALMWDFGRTLVKQAVGNR; from the coding sequence ATGACGCCCGCCACGGGAGGGGGCAAGGGCTTCGACCTCGGCGCCCTGCTGGCCGAACGCGGCGCCGAGCGGTACGAACTGCACGCCCGGCACCTCAACCACCAGCTGCCCCGGATGCTGCACACCATCGGCTTCGACAAGGTCTACGTGCGGGCCGAAGGCGCCCACTTCTGGGACGCCGAGGGCAACGACTACCTCGACATGCTCGCCGGGTTCGGCGTGATGGGCCTCGGCCGCCACCACCCGGTCGTCCGCCGGGCGCTGCACGACGTCCTGGACGCCCAGCTCGCCGACCTCACCCGCTTCGACTGCCAGCCCCTGCCCGGGCTGCTGGCCGAAAAGCTCCTTTCCTACAGCCCCCACCTGGACCGGGTCTTCTTCGGCAACAGCGGCACCGAAGCGGTGGAGACCGCCCTCAAGTTCGCCCGGTACGCCACCGGACGCCCCAGGGTCCTCTACTGCGACCACGCTTTCCACGGCCTGACCGCCGGCTCCCTCTCGGTCAACGGCGAGGGTGGCTTCCGCGACGGCTTCGCCCCGCTGCTGCCCGACACCCGGATCCCGCTCGGCGACCTGGCCGCGCTGGAGCGGGAGCTGAAAGCGGGCGACGTGGCCGCCTTCGTCGTGGAGCCCATCCAGGGCAAGGGGGTCCTCGCGCCCCCGCCCGGGTTCCTGCTCGCCGCACAGGACCTGCTGCGCCGCCACAAGGCGCTGCTGATCGCCGACGAGGTGCAGACCGGCCTCGGGCGAACCGGGGAGTTCTACGCGTACCAGCACGAGCCGGGCCTGGAACCGGACCTGGTGTGCGTGGCCAAGGCCCTTTCCGGGGGCTACGTCCCGGTCGGGGCGACCCTCGGCAGGGACTGGATCTTCAAGAAGGTCTACTCCTCCATGGACCGGGTGCTGGTGCACTCCGCCAGCTTCGGCTCCAACGCGCAGGCGATGGCGGCCGGGCTGGCGGTGCTCACCGCCATGGAGGACGAGGGGATCGTGGCCCACGCCCGCGCGACGGGCGACCTGCTGCGCGGACGGCTCGCGGCGCTGGTGGACGAGTACGAGCTGCTCCACGAGGTGCGCGGGCGCGGACTGATGATCGGCATCGAGTTCGGCCGGCCGTCCTCCCTGGGTCTGCGCAGCCGTTGGACGATGCTCCAGGCGGCCCGCAAGGGGCTCTTCGCGCAGATGGTCGTGGTCCCGCTGCTCCAGAAGCACCGGATCCTCACGCAGGTCTCCGGAGACCACCTGGAGGTCATCAAGCTGATCCCGCCGCTGATCGTGGACGAGGCGGATGTGGACCGGTTCGTCACCGCCTTCCGCGAGGTCATGGACGAGGCGCACGGCGGGGGCGCCCTGATGTGGGACTTCGGCAGGACGCTGGTGAAGCAGGCCGTCGGCAACCGCTGA
- the hpnH gene encoding adenosyl-hopene transferase HpnH, whose product MAMPLRQSIRVGTYLLEQKLRKREKFPLIVELEPLYACNLACEGCGKIQHPAGVLKQRMPVAQAVGAVLESGAPMVSIAGGEPLMHPQIDEIVRQLVARRKYVFLCTNAMLLRKKIEKFTPSPYFAFAVHIDGLRERHDESVAKEGVFDEAVAAIKEAKRLGFRVTTNSTFFNTDTPQTVIEVLNYLNDDLKVDEMMISPAYAYEKAPDQEHFLGVDQTRELFKKAFAGGNRRRWRLNHSPLFLDFLEGKADFPCTAWAIPNYSLFGWQRPCYLMSDGYVPTYRELVDDTDWSKYGRGKDPRCANCMAHCGYEPTAVLATMGSLKESLRAARETLGGNRDTSA is encoded by the coding sequence ATGGCCATGCCGTTGCGACAGTCCATCAGGGTCGGGACCTATCTTCTCGAACAGAAGTTGCGCAAGCGTGAGAAGTTCCCGCTGATCGTCGAGCTGGAGCCGCTCTACGCCTGCAACCTGGCCTGCGAGGGGTGCGGGAAGATCCAGCACCCGGCGGGGGTGCTCAAGCAGCGCATGCCCGTCGCCCAGGCCGTCGGCGCCGTGCTGGAATCCGGGGCGCCCATGGTGTCCATCGCCGGCGGCGAACCCCTGATGCACCCCCAGATCGACGAGATCGTCCGGCAGTTGGTGGCGCGCAGGAAGTACGTCTTCCTCTGCACCAACGCGATGCTGCTGCGCAAGAAGATCGAGAAGTTCACGCCCTCCCCGTACTTCGCCTTCGCGGTGCACATCGACGGGCTGCGCGAGCGGCACGACGAGTCCGTGGCCAAGGAAGGCGTCTTCGACGAGGCCGTGGCGGCCATCAAGGAAGCCAAGAGGCTCGGTTTCCGCGTCACCACGAACTCCACCTTCTTCAACACCGACACACCGCAGACGGTCATCGAGGTGCTGAACTACCTCAACGACGACCTCAAGGTCGACGAAATGATGATCTCGCCCGCCTACGCCTACGAAAAGGCCCCCGACCAGGAACATTTCCTCGGCGTCGATCAGACCAGGGAACTGTTCAAGAAGGCGTTCGCCGGCGGCAACCGGCGGCGCTGGCGGCTCAACCACTCCCCGCTCTTCCTCGACTTCCTGGAGGGCAAGGCCGATTTTCCCTGCACCGCCTGGGCCATTCCGAATTACTCCCTCTTCGGCTGGCAGCGGCCCTGCTACCTGATGAGCGACGGGTACGTCCCCACGTACCGGGAACTGGTCGACGACACCGACTGGAGCAAGTACGGCCGCGGGAAGGACCCCCGCTGCGCGAACTGCATGGCGCACTGCGGCTACGAGCCGACCGCCGTCCTCGCCACGATGGGCTCCCTCAAGGAGTCCCTGCGCGCGGCCAGGGAGACGCTCGGCGGCAACCGGGACACCTCGGCATGA
- a CDS encoding phosphorylase family protein has protein sequence MGDRADPSCVPLLVACALRIERLALRSGGDRGSPQEYTVLRTGMGPRAAERAVTRALAPPGMGGAAVLATGFCAGLAPGMNPGDLVVAEEARDPRGTVVCDGVPLLAGALARAVPGRTVHTGVLTGSDHVVRGQERAQLRATGAIAVDMESAATLWTATRGASRPVAAVRVIVDAPEHELVRIGTVRGGISAFRVLRAVLPAFYDWHRSLLLPRR, from the coding sequence ATGGGCGACCGGGCCGACCCCTCCTGCGTACCGCTGCTCGTCGCCTGCGCCCTGCGCATCGAACGGCTGGCCCTGCGCAGCGGCGGCGACCGCGGCTCCCCGCAGGAGTACACCGTCCTGCGCACCGGCATGGGACCGCGCGCCGCCGAGCGGGCCGTCACCCGGGCCCTCGCCCCGCCCGGCATGGGCGGGGCCGCCGTACTCGCCACCGGCTTCTGCGCCGGCCTCGCCCCCGGCATGAACCCCGGCGACCTCGTCGTCGCCGAGGAGGCCCGGGACCCCCGGGGCACCGTCGTCTGCGACGGCGTCCCCCTGCTCGCCGGGGCACTGGCCCGGGCCGTTCCCGGCCGGACCGTGCACACCGGCGTACTGACCGGATCGGACCACGTCGTACGGGGCCAGGAGCGCGCCCAGCTGCGCGCCACCGGCGCCATCGCCGTCGACATGGAATCCGCCGCCACCTTGTGGACCGCCACCAGGGGCGCGAGCCGTCCGGTTGCGGCCGTCCGGGTGATCGTGGACGCTCCGGAGCATGAGCTCGTCCGAATCGGCACGGTTCGCGGAGGAATATCGGCCTTCCGCGTATTGCGTGCCGTACTGCCCGCGTTTTATGACTGGCACCGTTCTTTGCTGCTCCCCAGGAGGTGA
- the shc gene encoding squalene--hopene cyclase: MTATTDGGGTPGAGPEPGPAATPGVLPGVQDATERAVRHLLDRQDPAGWWKGDLETNVTMDAEDLLLRQFLGIRDEATTRAAALFVRGEQREDGTWATFHGGPPELSATIEAYVALRLAGDPPDAPHMARASAWVRAHGGIAAARVFTRIWLALFGWWKWEHLPELPPELVFLPPWVPLNIYDFGCWARQTIVPLTVVSALRPVRPAPFALDELHTDARNPNPAGPVAPLTSWEGAFQRMDKALQVYRRFAPRRLRKAAMDTAARWIIERQENDGCWGGIQPPAVYSVIALHLLGYDLGHPVMRAGLESLDRFAVWREDGSPGPDGEGGPTRMIEACQSPVWDTCLAAIALADAGLPPDHPALLKAADWMLGEEITRSGDWAVRRPGLAPGGWAFEFHNDNYPDIDDTAEVVLALRRIAHPDSAKVEAAIARGVSWNLGMQSKNGAWGAFDADNTSPFPNRLPFCDFGEVIDPPSADVTAHVVEMLAVEGMTGDARTRRGIAWLLAEQEPSGAWFGRWGTNYVYGTGSVVPALTAAGFPTGHPAIRRAVAWLESVQNEDGGWGEDQRSYKDPAWAGKGASTPSQTAWALMALLSAGERGGKAVERGIAHLVHTQREDGSWDEPYFTGTGFPWDFSINYHLYRQVFPLTALGRYLYGEPFGPEGRFTAGPAHVTTAGPVREATAALAEEA; encoded by the coding sequence ATGACTGCGACGACCGACGGCGGCGGAACCCCGGGCGCGGGGCCCGAGCCCGGCCCGGCCGCCACACCGGGCGTGCTGCCCGGGGTCCAGGACGCCACCGAGCGCGCCGTCCGCCACCTGCTCGACCGGCAGGATCCGGCGGGCTGGTGGAAGGGCGACCTGGAGACCAACGTCACCATGGACGCCGAGGACCTGCTGCTGCGGCAGTTCCTCGGCATCCGGGACGAGGCCACCACACGCGCCGCCGCCTTATTCGTGCGGGGTGAGCAACGCGAGGACGGCACCTGGGCCACCTTCCACGGCGGACCTCCCGAACTCTCCGCCACCATCGAGGCGTACGTGGCGCTGCGGCTCGCCGGGGACCCGCCCGACGCCCCCCACATGGCGCGCGCCTCGGCCTGGGTCCGGGCCCACGGGGGGATCGCCGCCGCCCGGGTCTTCACCCGGATCTGGCTGGCCCTGTTCGGCTGGTGGAAGTGGGAGCACCTGCCCGAACTCCCGCCGGAACTGGTCTTCCTGCCGCCCTGGGTGCCCCTCAACATCTACGACTTCGGCTGCTGGGCCCGCCAGACCATCGTCCCGCTCACCGTGGTCTCCGCCCTGCGCCCGGTCCGCCCCGCACCGTTCGCACTGGACGAGCTGCACACCGACGCGCGCAACCCCAACCCCGCCGGACCGGTCGCCCCGCTCACCAGTTGGGAGGGCGCCTTCCAGCGCATGGACAAGGCCCTGCAGGTCTACCGGCGCTTCGCCCCGCGCCGGCTGCGCAAGGCCGCCATGGACACCGCCGCCCGCTGGATCATCGAGCGCCAGGAGAACGACGGTTGCTGGGGCGGGATCCAGCCGCCCGCCGTCTACTCCGTCATCGCCCTGCACCTGCTGGGCTACGACCTCGGACACCCCGTGATGCGGGCCGGCCTGGAGTCCCTGGACCGGTTCGCCGTCTGGCGCGAGGACGGCAGTCCCGGGCCCGACGGCGAGGGAGGTCCCACCCGGATGATCGAGGCCTGTCAGTCACCGGTCTGGGACACCTGCCTGGCCGCCATCGCCCTGGCCGACGCGGGCCTGCCTCCCGATCACCCCGCCCTGCTCAAGGCGGCCGACTGGATGCTCGGCGAGGAGATCACGCGCAGCGGCGACTGGGCCGTCCGAAGGCCCGGACTCGCCCCCGGCGGCTGGGCGTTCGAGTTCCACAACGACAACTACCCCGACATCGACGACACCGCCGAGGTGGTCCTCGCCCTGCGCCGGATCGCGCACCCCGATTCGGCGAAGGTCGAGGCCGCCATCGCCCGCGGGGTGTCCTGGAACCTCGGCATGCAGTCGAAGAACGGTGCCTGGGGTGCCTTCGACGCCGACAACACCAGTCCCTTCCCCAACCGGCTGCCCTTCTGCGACTTCGGCGAGGTCATCGACCCTCCCTCGGCCGACGTCACGGCCCACGTCGTCGAGATGCTGGCAGTCGAAGGCATGACGGGTGACGCCCGGACCCGGCGGGGCATCGCCTGGCTGCTGGCCGAACAGGAGCCCAGCGGAGCCTGGTTCGGCCGCTGGGGCACCAACTACGTGTACGGCACCGGCTCGGTGGTCCCGGCCCTCACCGCCGCGGGGTTCCCCACCGGGCACCCCGCGATCCGGCGGGCGGTGGCTTGGCTGGAGTCCGTACAGAACGAGGACGGGGGGTGGGGGGAGGACCAGCGGTCGTACAAGGACCCCGCCTGGGCCGGGAAGGGCGCCTCCACCCCCTCCCAGACCGCGTGGGCGCTCATGGCCCTGCTCTCGGCCGGGGAACGCGGGGGCAAGGCCGTGGAGCGCGGCATCGCGCACCTCGTACACACCCAACGCGAGGACGGCTCCTGGGACGAGCCGTACTTCACCGGCACCGGCTTCCCCTGGGACTTCTCCATCAACTACCACCTGTACCGGCAGGTGTTCCCGCTCACCGCGCTCGGCCGCTACCTGTACGGGGAACCGTTCGGCCCCGAGGGCCGGTTCACGGCGGGTCCCGCCCACGTGACCACGGCCGGTCCCGTCCGCGAGGCCACGGCGGCCCTGGCCGAGGAGGCCTGA